The Chitinophaga lutea genome contains the following window.
ATTGTACAGGCTCCTGTCGTCCAGCTCTTCTATAGCCACATCACAGGTATTTTTCCGGGCTTTCAGGTAGTTGATCGATGCATATTTGGTGGCAGTATACAGGTACGCGGAGAGGTTATTGATATTGCCGAGGGTTTTGCGGTTCTGCCAGAGCCGGAGGAATACGTTTTCCACCACGTCTTCGGCCGCCTGTTCGTCCGCCACTATCGGCCTGGAAAAGGCAAGCAGGTCGAAATAGAACAAATCAAAAATTTCCCTGAAAGCTTTTTCATCGTCATTTTCGATTCGTTTGGATATTTCAGACAACCGTTTGTTTTCCAAGGGCATTATTTATTTGAGGGGACAATATCTATGCTTTGAGGGAATTAAGTTATTAGATTTTTTTGATTTTTTTATTTTTTTTATCAGGAGGAACCTGTAGGTCCGGAAACGGGGAATAGTAAAACGAAAGCTCTCCGGTTTAGAAGGTCTCCTGTAGATCTACGCGGAATTTTATAATTTCGGCCGGCACATGTTTGATAGAAACTACATCTTTACATTTTGATATTTTGGGGCGTCGCATGGCACGGCAGCTGTTAAAGCGGCAGCTTCCACACGAGATTACATTCATTTTAAACAGATAAAATTCAGCATGAAAGAGCAATTGAGCAATTTAATTACGCAGTTAAAAAACAACTCAATCACGTTCAAGGAAGTGATTGAATTCATTGAAACGTACTATCAACATCAACCGACCGCCTTTAAAAATGGTGAAGCATATAATGAGGCAACGCAGAACCAGGGGAGTGCAAAGGTTTTTTCGTTTGCGCAATTAAATCACCTGAGCAAGGAAGACACCCTCTATCTGTTTGCCGAGCACTATCAATCGGTATTAAGCAAACCTGCCGGAACGGATCATCAGAATATCAGGCAATTTATGGCGCATGGCTGGCCTGGGATAGTTTTTGAGGGACAGGCGCTGCTGGCGAAATAAGGCAGTATTAAAAAGACTCATACTCAACAGCAGCCTGAGGCTTATTCGGAATTCAAATGGAACCACCGTACACAAGGGGTTCACGCATAAAAAAACCGCCTGTAAGTCATTGACCTACAGGCGGTTGTGGAACTGGCGGGAGTCGAACCCGCGTCCAAACATATTCCCCAAAAGCTTTCTACATGTTTATTTCTGCATTGATTTGTCGGAACTCGGCAGGGGCAGAACAAACCAACCTCGTTCGTATCCGTTTAGATTTTCATTACACACTCACAGAAACCATGTGTACCTATCCCGCTATGGTTTTGATTCAGCGGCAGGAGTCGTAGTGGGTCACAACTCAGGCGGCTATAATGGGTACCTAATCTGATTAGGCAGCCATGGCGTAGTTAGATTCGCCAATTAAAGTTTGGGTATTCAGATTAACGTGCTAATTATCCAACGCACGACATGCTTACACTTTCAAAGACCTATGCTGTCAAAACCGGTCAGCCCCAGTATTTTTGCAGTTGCAAAGATACTAAAATTTATCCATTAACCAGCGCCAGATATCCAGGCCGTTGGCATACAGCAGTAAGCCGAACAGGATCACCATCCCCACGATCTGCGCATATTCCATGAAACGTTCACTGGGCTTGCGGCCGGTGATCATTTCATAGGTCAGGAATACCACATGCCCGCCGTCGAGCGCCGGGATGGGCAGGATGTTCATAAAAGCGAGGATAATGCTCAGCAGCGCCGTCAGCGTCCAGAAGCTCTGCCAGTCCCACACGGACGGGAACAGGTTACCGATGGTCATAAAGCCGCCGAGTGATTCACTGGCTTTCACTTCCTCCGATACGAATATCAGCCGTAACTGCTGTACATATTTTACCAGGGTCGAAATGGCCCGGTTAAATCCGGCGGGGATGGCCTCGCCGAAGGTGTAGGTTTTGGTGGCGATATCGAGCTGTTTGTCCATCCTGGCCATAACGCCCAGGCCACCCTTGGTGGGCACTTTAGTGGTTACCTGGATGGTATCGTTGCCGCGGAGCAGCGTCAGGTCGACTGTTTTACCGGTATCGCGGCGGATCAGTTTCTGGAATTCGTGGTAATACTGTACGCTGGTATCGTTCACGCTCAGCACTTTGTCGCCCTGGCGCAGCCCTGCTTTAAAGCCGGGCTGGTCGGCAAAAACGGAATCGAGTATGGGCAGCACCCTCGGCATCACGATGGCGCTTTTGCGTTTGATGGTTTTATTCACAAACCCCTTCGGGATTTGCACGTTCACGGGTTGACCATCTCTTTCCACCTGGATGGTTTTGGCTTCGTTGAGGATCACGTCGCGGGTGATGTCGTCGAAACTTTCCGGCACCTGCTGATCGATGGAAACGATTTTGTCGCCGTCTTTCAAACCGATGCTCTGCGCCAGCGAATCGGCCACGATGCCGTATTTCACACTCTGCATGGGGAGGTATTGTTCGCCCCAGTACCACAAAATCATGGTATAGATCAGGAAACCGAGGATGAGGTTCACCGTTACTCCGCCGATCATGATAATCAGGCGCTGCCAGGCAGGTTTGGAGCGGAACTCCCACGGCTGCGGGGGCTGGCTCATCTGCTCTTTGTCCATGCTTTCATCTATCATCCCGGAGATTTTCACGTAACCGCCCAACGGCAGCCAGCCTACGCCGTATTCCGTATCGCCTTTTTTGAATTTGAAAAGGGAAAACCAGGGGTCGAAAAACAAATAGAACTTCTCTACTTTGGTTTTGAACAGTTTGGCAGGGATAAAGTGCCCCATTTCGTGCAGGACTACCAGTATCGACAACGACAAAATCAACTGTCCTGCTTTAATTAATATTTCCGATGTTTCCATGTATTTGTTGGATGTATACTTTTTTTGCTATGTTTAAATCAGGCTGTGGATCAGTTCCGCCGCGTGCTCGCGGGCGGCGCTGTCCGCCTCGTAATAATGCTGTAAAGTCGGCTTTTCCATAAAAGGAATCTTTGCCAGCGTTTCTTCGATCACCTCCGTCATTTGCAGGAAACCGATGCGGTTCTTCAGGAACGCGTTAACAACTTCTTCGTTGGCGGCATTCATCACACAGGCGGCATTGCCTCCCTTCTTCAATACCTCTATGGCAATGGCAAGGTTACGGAATGTTTTGGTATCCGGCTGCTCAAATGTCAGCGAGGGGTAATTCTTGAAAGAAAACCGGGGGAAATCATTGGACAAACGGTCCGGGTACCCCATGGCATACTGGATGGGCAGTTTCATATCAGGCAGGCCCATCTGGGCTTTCATGGAACCGTCGGTAAACTGTACCATTGAGTGAATGATGGATTGTGGGTGGATGACCACTTCAATCTGTTCTGCGGCCAGGCCAAACAGCCATTTGGCTTCTATCATTTCCAGCCCTTTGTTCATCAGGGTGGCGGAATCGATACTGATTTTGGCACCCATGCTCCAGTTAGGGTGCTGCAGGGCGTGATCTTTTTTGACGTTGATCAGGTAATTGGTTTTCTTGCCGAGGAAAGGCCCGCCGGATGCGGTCAGGATCACTTTTTCCACCCTCGCCGGCTCGCCGGTGAGGCACTGGAAAATAGCGGAATGTTCCGAATCCACGGGGATGATGGGCACTCCTTTTCTGCGGGCGGTGGCCATCACGATGTCGCCGGCCACTACGAGGGTTTCCTTGTTGGCCAACGCTACGGGCGTGCCCTGCTCCAGCGCGGAAAGCGTGGGAGCGAGCCCCGCAAAGCCGACAATGGCGGCCAGCATGAGATCGATCGAGTCCCAGGCGGCCACTTCCACCATGGCGGCTGGCCCTGCAAAAACCTTTATGCCTTTATCAAATAAAACATCTTTTACTGCGGTGTATTTGCTCTCGTCACCAATCACTACGGCATTCGGCTTGAATTGGATGGCCTGCTCTATTAAAAGGTCTGCATTCTGTTGTGCGGTGAGCACTTCCACCTCGAATTTATCGGGGTGTGCAGCGATTACTTCCAGCGCCTGCCGGCCAATGGAGCCGGTAGAACCAAATATGCCAATACGTTTCTTACTCATGATCAAACAGAATGTCTCCTGTGATTAAATTTAAAGGTTTTTTCCATTATGCGTGCGGAAACCGGCCGGCCCGCTCTGGCGGGGTGGCCGGGAGAAAGGGCGATATGGTGTCAGCGCCCCTCCAGATATTTCCCTAATTCATCGGCGATGCGCCTGTCGTTGCTCAAACGGGGCACTTTATTCTGTCCGCCCAGCTTACCGATGGATTTCATGTACTCGATAAAGCCGTTTTTCCTGACAGGCCTGATCTTTAAAGGTTGCAATATATTACCGGTTAACAAATCGTCGTAATAAATGTTGCGGCTGCGCAGCTGCCCGTCTACCTGCAGGGCGAAGGCCGACAGGTCGTCCGGCACCTGTTCGAACTCCACGAACCACTCGTGGTACGGCAGTTCCCCGTTCACCTGGATGCGCGGGGCCACAGTAAATTCGGTGATACGCACCCCCTTTGTGTCCGCCACGCCCATCAGACTTTGTTCCACTTCCTCACCTATGACGTGCTCACCGAAAGCGGAAATGAAGTGTTTGGTGCGGCCAGTCACCACGATGCGGTAGGGGTTGGTGGACAGGAATTTAACCGTATCGCCGATGTTATAAGCCCACAAACCCGCGTTGGTACTCACGATGAGGGCATAGTTGACACCTACCTGCACGTCTTTCAGGGTGAGGCGGGTGGGATTTTCGTTGAAAATTTCCCCAGCCGGCACGAATTCGAAGAAGATGCCGGCGTTGGTATTAAGCAGCAGTCCCTCCTGCTCCTGAGAATCCTGGTAGGCGAAGAAACCTTCGGAGGCTGGGAAAGTTTCGATGGTGGTCACTTTGCGGCCGATGGAATCGAACAGTTTGGCTTTGTAGGGTTCGAAGTTCACGCCGCCATGTACCAGGAGGTTAAAATTCGGGAACAATTCGCCGATGGGCTTGCCGCTCCGGGCGATGAGCTCGTCGAAGTACATCTGCATCCATGGCGGAATGCCGCTGATCAGCCGCATGTCCTGCTGGATGGTTTCATCCACGATTTTGCCCAGTTTTGTCTCCCAGTCTTCGATACAGTTGGTTTCGTAGCTGGGGAGCTGGTTGGTGCGCAGGTAGCGGGGGATCTGGTGGTTGGCGATGCCGCTCAGGCGTCCGGTGGGGATGCCGCCGACCCTTTCCAGTTCGGGGGAACCGGAGAGAAAAATGAGTTTGCCGTCGAATGCGCTGGTGTCGCCGGTTTCCACCACGTTCATGAACACCGCGTTGCGGGAGGTGTTAAAGTGGTGGTCCACAGACTCTTTGGTGATGGGAATGTATTTTACCCCGCTGGTGGTGCCTGAAGTTTTGGCAAAATAAATAGGCTGCCCCTTCCATAGTATATTGTGTTTCCCTTCTTTGATCTTGTCGATGTAAGGCCTGAATTGTTCATAATCCCTAATGGGAACCCCCTGTTTATAGGCTTCATAGGACGTGATTTCGTCAAAATGATGGTCTTTCCCGAATTCTGTCTTCCTGCCTGTCTTCATCAAATCTTG
Protein-coding sequences here:
- a CDS encoding RNA polymerase sigma factor, with amino-acid sequence MENKRLSEISKRIENDDEKAFREIFDLFYFDLLAFSRPIVADEQAAEDVVENVFLRLWQNRKTLGNINNLSAYLYTATKYASINYLKARKNTCDVAIEELDDRSLYNFSTPESSMIGKENVLSIERAINQLPPKSKLVFYLVKEKGLNCREVAKILNTSVRTVETQLYHSLKKIASLLEESQVIQPRRSTR
- a CDS encoding HopJ type III effector protein, whose translation is MKEQLSNLITQLKNNSITFKEVIEFIETYYQHQPTAFKNGEAYNEATQNQGSAKVFSFAQLNHLSKEDTLYLFAEHYQSVLSKPAGTDHQNIRQFMAHGWPGIVFEGQALLAK
- the rseP gene encoding RIP metalloprotease RseP; the protein is METSEILIKAGQLILSLSILVVLHEMGHFIPAKLFKTKVEKFYLFFDPWFSLFKFKKGDTEYGVGWLPLGGYVKISGMIDESMDKEQMSQPPQPWEFRSKPAWQRLIIMIGGVTVNLILGFLIYTMILWYWGEQYLPMQSVKYGIVADSLAQSIGLKDGDKIVSIDQQVPESFDDITRDVILNEAKTIQVERDGQPVNVQIPKGFVNKTIKRKSAIVMPRVLPILDSVFADQPGFKAGLRQGDKVLSVNDTSVQYYHEFQKLIRRDTGKTVDLTLLRGNDTIQVTTKVPTKGGLGVMARMDKQLDIATKTYTFGEAIPAGFNRAISTLVKYVQQLRLIFVSEEVKASESLGGFMTIGNLFPSVWDWQSFWTLTALLSIILAFMNILPIPALDGGHVVFLTYEMITGRKPSERFMEYAQIVGMVILFGLLLYANGLDIWRWLMDKF
- a CDS encoding 1-deoxy-D-xylulose-5-phosphate reductoisomerase, with the protein product MSKKRIGIFGSTGSIGRQALEVIAAHPDKFEVEVLTAQQNADLLIEQAIQFKPNAVVIGDESKYTAVKDVLFDKGIKVFAGPAAMVEVAAWDSIDLMLAAIVGFAGLAPTLSALEQGTPVALANKETLVVAGDIVMATARRKGVPIIPVDSEHSAIFQCLTGEPARVEKVILTASGGPFLGKKTNYLINVKKDHALQHPNWSMGAKISIDSATLMNKGLEMIEAKWLFGLAAEQIEVVIHPQSIIHSMVQFTDGSMKAQMGLPDMKLPIQYAMGYPDRLSNDFPRFSFKNYPSLTFEQPDTKTFRNLAIAIEVLKKGGNAACVMNAANEEVVNAFLKNRIGFLQMTEVIEETLAKIPFMEKPTLQHYYEADSAAREHAAELIHSLI
- a CDS encoding GH3 auxin-responsive promoter family protein, giving the protein MKFKSLLAKPFASIIANKVKKEMLRAVEDQEAIWQDLMKTGRKTEFGKDHHFDEITSYEAYKQGVPIRDYEQFRPYIDKIKEGKHNILWKGQPIYFAKTSGTTSGVKYIPITKESVDHHFNTSRNAVFMNVVETGDTSAFDGKLIFLSGSPELERVGGIPTGRLSGIANHQIPRYLRTNQLPSYETNCIEDWETKLGKIVDETIQQDMRLISGIPPWMQMYFDELIARSGKPIGELFPNFNLLVHGGVNFEPYKAKLFDSIGRKVTTIETFPASEGFFAYQDSQEQEGLLLNTNAGIFFEFVPAGEIFNENPTRLTLKDVQVGVNYALIVSTNAGLWAYNIGDTVKFLSTNPYRIVVTGRTKHFISAFGEHVIGEEVEQSLMGVADTKGVRITEFTVAPRIQVNGELPYHEWFVEFEQVPDDLSAFALQVDGQLRSRNIYYDDLLTGNILQPLKIRPVRKNGFIEYMKSIGKLGGQNKVPRLSNDRRIADELGKYLEGR